In Cutaneotrichosporon cavernicola HIS019 DNA, chromosome: 1, one DNA window encodes the following:
- a CDS encoding uncharacterized protein (Domain present in phytochromes and cGMP-specific phosphodiesterases), translating to MTPPDCTPESDGCQHPEFVLFPSLDTLSFTTLQSHAPINAFGRMFKGVDAVKLPRPCLPDEDQGHLCVMGERQRLRGCYERDGWLPSPNPSQAMREKRSRVLRRLGLNDPNELGECFPVLSKYCELAQLVLGADSASVSILRGDKEDIYLPNRNFRCWSFPTGESFAGHAVLHPEGRCFVVADLEKDWRFTNNPCRLGGRGRKFLAAAPLRYYRPDGDFVDFGMLSIGGEEARETFDVREQSILLRLANMLVYQLATLQSEIVAKKSGAMYEASINFLRRSLVPEHLKLKAAEPESATSNEMIKPPKPRKTSVSRLKKSRYSRLPRSGGARALLLDARSRLPSVVTRSTNVAQSLSAPMVPSSSAQTDPSPALTPRTPASNRSEASADTPQLPQRAVKTAPRDSRRAKRRDLRAETAMFNDAAETLRGILHADAVCMIDLHEYQLYIRKGGTTPEDQTTQTKESIAADFLQGKEWPSNVEPVVKYVPRTDNPSVEIMGQNAAPGFDIDVNKPNATETMAKFAKTYLATSHFWWDREDPNDELAQEIMAFMPDKSQTVLSTVFLTFDGMLRYAVFVQWERSPRSFDDSSRLALPFVWIIGAALTSGLAISRVRSVEESQITYSNLQAHELRTPLHQILTITHLLRSSMSDLAEAGNVTQTQTTAHGCMTTLEQVRDLLPLLDAIDTSGKTLHGIVDNILTFLDLTGKDKLWESSRAKHPALFGHSSGAPQTLRAMLEDLVQEAYEEERRSRAGNGEAQGHIETVLEIVSKDLGDLVTEDRGGALRRALGRLIANAYRYVDGPGCVEIYVDDVEGYLPPEGCEDLSNTRRVSINIVDNGRGMSLDFVDNKLGEPWAKEDLFATGSGLSVHLAYRIIDLMGGEMEISSAPGDGCSISIQVPLPIASPLAPLPPIPTVDGAPRKVAIIGFDRPGRDLRCGLDRLGASLERQYASLGCDIVPAADADLVIMDGGFESDGMAPSVLAAINASELVVFEAEGDKPALITLPPNTQLRRLSKPATPSLIRSSLSRTSSRVDMEPNSTEIVLGRSRPLRLHFDSDSITRSEKSSQPDKEDRGVLTRKAASVCKASKSLSTFFGWKSRGMCVEEAVASLCLGDYFSSRGRPRLPSGASTGSSASFPATSPSEDAGTDPLASPGVTSAPSSPWLGTESTPVTTPSDETPAIIPPAPTPHPMTVLVVEDNVVNRKILVRILKTSNLDLDLRESEDGADALEQFKELTVERPLIVLLDINMPKMDGFTAASEMRLTEKRLNGGAAANGTRSPTPAVRSKIFAITALAGEDEKRRGLVECGMDRWLTKPCSKLTLQKVVEEACNEFHQLGV from the exons ATGACACCACCGGACTGCACGCCAGAGTCTGATGGCTGCCAGCACCCAGAATTTGTCctcttcccttcccttGATACTCTGTCGTTTACCACTCTACAGTCGCACGCTCCCATCAACGCTTTTGGGCGCATGTTCAAGGGCGTCGATGCGGTCAAGCTTCCGCGTCCATGTCTGCCGGACGAGGACCAGGGCCATCTCTGTGTGATGGGTGAGCGGCAGCGCCTGCGCGGCTGCTACGAGCGGGATGGGTGGCTCCCGTCGCCCAACCCGAGCCAGGCTATGCGCGAGAAGAGGTCCAGGGTGCTTCgacgcctcggcctcaacgACCCCAACGAGCTAGGCGAGTGCTTCCCTGTCTTGTCCAAGTACTGCGAACTTGCGCAGCTA GTCTTGGGCGCCGATAGCGCTTCTGtctccatcctccgcgGTGACAAAGAGGACATCTACCTGCCCAACCGAAATTTTCGTTGCTGGTCGTTCCCTACGGGCGAGTCGTTTGCCGGGCACGCAGTGCTCCACCCCGAGGGCCGGTGCTTTGTCGTTGCGGACTTGGAGAAAGACTGGCGCTTTACCAACAACCCATGCCGACTGGGTGGCCGTGGGCGCAAgttcttggccgccgcaCCGCTTCGTTACTACCGCCCTGATGGAGACTTTGTCGACTTTGGCATGTTGAGCATCGGTGGCGAAGAAGCGCGCGAAACGTTTGACGTGCGGGAACAGAGCATCCTGCTACGTCTTGCAAACATGCTGGTGTATCAGCTAGCGACCCTG CAATCTGAGATTGTGGCCAAGAAGTCGGGCGCCATGTACGAAGCTAGCATCAACTTCCTACGTCGGTCTCTCGTGCCTGAACATCTCAAACTGAAGGCggccgagcccgagtcTGCGACGTCGAATGAGATGATAAAGCCGCCAAAACCAAGAAAGACCTCGGTCTCCCGGTTGAAGAAGAGCCGCTACTCTCGACTGCCGAGGTCGGGCGGCGCCCGAGCactgctcctcgacgcgaGGTCTCGCCTCCCGAGTGTGGTCACTCGCTCTACCAACGTCGCTCAGTCGTTGTCGGCACCGATGGTCCCGTCGTCTTCAGCACAGACAGACCCGTCGCCGGCGCTCACTCCACGGACACCCGCTTCCAATCGCTCCGAGGCATCTGCGGATACGCCGCAACTTCCACAGCGTGCGGTAAAGACCGCGCCGCGTGACTCTCGCCGTGCCAAGCGCAGAGATCTCAGAGCCGAGACTGCCATGTTCAACGATGCTGCGGAGACACTGCGCGGCATCCTCCACGCGGACGCCGTCTGCATGATCGACCTACACGAGTACCAGCTCTACATCCGCAAGGGAGGAACGACGCCGGAGGACCAGACAACGCAGACCAAGGAGTCGATTGCCGCTGATTTCCTACAGGGCAAGGAGTGGCCGTCCAACGTCGAGCCCGTTGTCAAGTACGTCCCACGCACCGACAACCCCAGCGTTGAGATCATGGGGCAGAATGCTGCTCCCGGCTTCGACATCGACGTTAACAAACCCAACGCCACAGAGACCATGGCCAAGTTCGCCAAGACCTACTTGGCCACGAGTCATTTCTGGTGGGACCGCGAGGATCccaacgacgagcttgcACAGGAGATCATGGCGTTTATGCCCGACAAGTCCCAGACTGTCCTGTCCACTGTGTTCCTCACGTTCGACGGGATGCTCCGCTACGCCGTCTTCGTCCAGTGGGAGCGGTCACCTCGCAGCTTTGACGACAGCAGCCGTCTCGCGCTGCCTTTCGTCTGGATCATTGGTGCCGCGCTCACCTCGGGCCTGGCCATCTCGCGCGTCCGCAGTGTGGAGGAGAGCCAAATCACGTACTCTAATCTGCAAGCGCACGAGCTGCGTACTCCGCTGCATCAGATCCTAACCATCACCCATCTACTCCGCTCTTCCATgtccgacctcgccgaggctggCAACGTCACCCAGACACAAACAACGGCTCATGGCTGCATGACGACCCTCGAGCAGGTGCGCGACCTTCTCCCGCTGTTGGATGCGATCGACACGTCGGGCAAGACGCTGCACGGGATTGTCGACAACATCTTGACTTTCCTGGACCTCActggcaaggacaagctcTGGGagagctcgcgcgcgaagCACCCCGCCCTGTTTGGCCACAGCTCGGGTGCGCCCCAGACGCTGCGGGCGATGCTTGAGGATCTCGTGCAGGAGGCATACGAGGAGGAACGTCGCAGTCGTGCAGGCAACGGCGAGGCACAGGGCCACATCGAGACCGTCCTCGAGATTGTGTCCAAGGATCTCGGCGACCTGGTCACCGAAGACCGAGGTGGAGCTCTGCGTCGTGCCCTAGGCCGGCTAATCGCCAACGCGTACCGGTACGTTGATGGCCCGGGCTGCGTCGAGATctacgtcgacgacgtcgagggcTATCTTCCACCTGAGGGCTGTGAGGACCTCTCCAACACTCGTCGCGTTTCGATCAACATTGTCGACAATGGCCGTGGCATGTCACTGGACTTTGTCGACAACAAGCTCGGCGAACCGTgggccaaggaggacctGTTCGCCACTGGGTCGGGCCTATCGGTCCACTTGGCTTATCGCATCATCGACCTCATGGGTGGCGAGATGGAAatctcgtcggcgcctGGGGACGGGTGCAGCATCTCTATCCAGGTGCCGCTTCCCATCGCGTCACCGCTGGcgccccttccccccaTCCCGACGGTGGACGGTGCGCCACGCAAAGTGGCGATTATCGGCTTTGACCGTCCTGGCCGCGACCTGCGCTGCGGGTTGGACAGGCTCGGCGCGTCACTCGAGCGACAGTATGCCAGCCTCGGGTGCGACATTGTTCCTGCTGCTGACGCTGATCTCGTCATCATGGATGGCGGGTTCGAATCAGATGGCATGGCACCGAGCGTGCTGGCAGCAATCAACGCATCCGAGCTGGTGGTCTTTGAAGCGGAGGGCGACAAGCCCGCCCTGATCACTTTGCCTCCAAACACTCAACTTCGTCGTCTGAGCAAACCCGCGACTCCTTCCCTCATACGATCGAGCCTGTCACGAACTTCATCTCGTGTCGACATGGAACCAAACAGCACCGAGATCGTCTTAGGCCGCTCTCGCccgctccgcctccacttTGACTCAGACTCGATCACGCGCTCCGAGAAGAGCTCGCAGCCGGATAAGGAGGATAGGGGTGTCTTGACGCGCAAGGCGGCATCGGTGTGCAAGGCTTCCAAGAGCCTCTCCACCTTCTTCGGCTGGAAGTCTCGTGGCATgtgcgtcgaggaggccgtgGCTTCGCTGTGCCTCGGTGACTATTTCTCATCGCGCGGCCGACCGAGACTCCCGTCCGGAGCCTCGACGGGTTCGTCTGCTTCGTTCCCGGCGACTTCGCCGTCCGAGGATGCTGGCACTGACCCACTCGCGTCACCTGGGGTGACTagcgcgccgtcgtcgccgtggCTCGGCACTGAGTCGACACCGGTCACGACGCCCTCTGACGAGACTCCCGCCATTATCCCAccggcgccaacgccgcATCCCATGACCGTTCTCGTTGTGGAGGACAATGTGGTAAACCGCAAGATCCTCGTACGGATCCTCAAAACGagcaacctcgacctcgacctccgcGAGAGCGAAgatggcgccgacgcgctcgagcagtTCAAGGAGCTCACCGTCGAGCGCCCGCTTATTGTGCTTTTGGACATCAACATGCCAAAAATGGACGGCTTCACGGCCGCATCCGAAATGCGACTCACCGAGAAGCGCCTTAATGGGGGCGCTGCAGCCAACGGAACGcgctcccccaccccagcTGTGCGCTCAAAGATCTTTGCCATCACGGCGCtggcgggcgaggacgagaagcgccgtggcctcgtcgagtgCGGCATGGATCGTTGGCTCACCAAGCCGTGTTCCAAGCTCACATTGCAAAAGgtcgtggaggaggcgtgCAACGAGTTCcaccagctcggcgtctAA
- a CDS encoding uncharacterized protein (Polysaccharide deacetylase): MLLNLALLAAPLVAAAPSSWFQPRDSDIHNLFKRQGPAPDPAKPDFASHYPAVGRVANGTLPQAWVDKYNKVKAEGKIPSPDVNPVATKRNGNPVYEGRDGADKSICAFNTGCHTDDDYFLAPDGTFVLTFDDGPTPASPALYDFMQEHNITRQATHFMIGGNIAADPITMQRAFTQGGHIAVHTWSHPQMTTLSDEAVMGELGWTMQVIADLTGGRVPAYWRPSYGDTDNRVRAIAKNVFGMDCVLWNRDTNDWKIGQDQTVEGTRKIMQEWWVGPKSPGILALEHELNKDCVDVFIAEYPAAIENGWQMKSVADAYGLKWYQNADSNEGPVTNFTIAKDTQANLNLSAPILGASSSVAPSASSNVSGTDGANPNATASGSAGAGSASASAPPKSAASALAIPGLASLLVGALAVVAL; encoded by the exons AtgctcctcaacctcgccctcctcgccgcccccCTTGTGGCCGCGGCTCCCTCGTCGTGGTTCCAGCCTCGGGACTCTGACATCCACAACCTCTTTAAGCGTCAGGGTCCCGCCCCCGACCCAGCCAAGCCTG ACTTTGCCTCGCACTACCCTGCTGTTGGGCGCGTGGCCAACGGCACTCTTCCCCAGGCCTGGGTTGACAAGTACaacaaggtcaaggcggAGGGCAAGATTCCGTCGCCCGACGTCAACCCTGTTGCGACTAAACGCAACGGCAACCCAGTCTACGAGGGTCGCGATGGCGCCGACAAGTCGATCTGCGCTTTCAACACTGGCTGCcacaccgacgacgactacTTCCTTGCGCCGGATGGTACTTTTGTT CTCACCTTTGACGATGGGCCTACCCCGGCGTCGCCCGCGCTCTACGACTTTATGCAGGAGCACAATATCACCCGCCAGGCGACCCACTTCATGATTGGCGGCAACATTGCCGCTGACCCTATCACCATGCAGCGTGCGTTCACCCAGGGTGGTCACATTGCCGTCCACACATGGTCGCACCCCCAGATGACCACGCTCTCGGACGAGGCTGTCATGGGTGAGCTCGGTTGGACTATGCAGGTCATCGCCGACCTGACTGGTGGCCGTGTCCCTGCCTACTGGCGCCCCTCGTACGGTGACACGGACAACCGTGTCCGCGCCATTGCCAAGAACGTATTTGGCATGGACTGCGTCCTCTGGAACCGTGACACGAACGACTGGAAGATTGGCCAGGACCAGACCGTTGAGGGCACTCGCAAGATCATGCAGGAGTGGTGGGTCGGCCCCAAGTCTCCCGGtatcctcgccctcgagcacgagctcAACAAGGACTGCGTCGACGTCTTCATCGCCGAGTACCCTGCCGCTATCGAGAATGGCTGGCAGATGAAGTCGGTTGCCGACGCCTACGGCCTCAAGTGGTACCAGAACGCCGACAGCAACGAGGGCCCCGTCACCAACTTCACCATTGCCAAGGACACCCAggccaacctcaacctGAGCGCGCCCATTCTGGGTGCCTCGTCGAGTGTCGCCCcttcggcctcgtccaACGTCAGCGGAACTGATGgcgccaaccccaacgcCACCGCGTCGGGCTCGGCTGGCGCGGGCTCGGCTTCGGCTTCGGCCCCCCCCAAGAGCGCCGCATCGGCGCTCGCGATCCCCGGCCTTGCGTCGCTCCTTGTGGGTGCGCTTGCCGTTGTCGCACTCTAG